GTCAGCAACTATCTGTGGgtggaaaagggaaaaaattatgaataataataacagttcAGAAACACAGTGTTAGCCCTTATaatcaaaacaacaaatatcCATTCGTATTGATGAACTCCATcccatgccacccttttccttTTAAATAATATTACAATAGAATGTCTTTTTATCAAGTTTGCAGGACCATTTGCTTTGAAAATGCCCAAGATGCCCTTATTCAAACTATTCTAGTTGGTCTTTTGTGCCTGGTAGTTGAGATGGCCAGACTGCTCATGAATATATAAATAGATATAATTGAGCTTTGTTCTGATTGGATTAGTGGTACTGtcaatttaaatatggaaaacagcttTGCTCTATTTCAGCAGCCAAGCGTTCATAGCGACCTCTTCTTTGGATCATTTGATGTGGGGCTCTTATTACTATTGTGACGCAGAATTCCCCAAGCGTTGGCTTGTTCGGCAACTAATTGGGAACGTGAGCGGAAATGATAGTtggcagctaacaacctcacagatGTTACACATAAAActgagggaaaaatggattttaaTGGTGTGGGAAAAGAGTCAAAgacagaaatacaaaataaaaacactcgcATTGACCATGGAGCAGACACTTTAAATGATCTGACCTCATTGCAAACAGTTAACCCGAATGACTGCAGCTGTTGATGTCACTGACTCTGCCACGCCCTTTAAATTAACATGAGAATCAAGTACAATTAGTGACTGTGACACTTTATTAGCCATTTTGTACACTATTTTATTCTGATTATTCTTGATTGTTCATTCAAGAGAATATTTTGAACGAAGGAGCCTGACTCAGAATACGTTTTAGTTCTGTTCAAAGATGTTTGTTAGCATTGAGGTTCAGAATGCtctgggtcattgtcttgctgcaATAGAAAAGTGCCCTCTGAAATGtctttccacaaagtttgaagtGTATCCACAATGTCTTGAGGCATCCAGGTATAACTACATTATATCGTGAAACCTTACCCATCCATCTGTCTTTTATATAGtgtatcctgttcagggtcatagCAGATGCGTAAGAATATCCATGATGAGTGGTAGACTTTATTTTGGACTGGTCACTGGCACTTGGAGTGAAAACTGAGATATCTGCTTTGTGAATCTCTACAGTACCAGTGGCCTACCAAAGATTATGACCTGCTCTGAAGCGAATCGACTTTAGAGGTGGTCATAGATGGGCAATTAACGCCTTGTCTGCAAGTCTGTTAATGTGACCCACTACACCTAGTCTTGAGTGATTAATGAACTAATTAGAATGTGTGCCTCAAAACCTTTGTCCATACTGTATGGAAAGACCAAACCTACATTAAGAACATTGCACGTTCACCTGTCGTCCCACTCGGTTGTTATGTATCCTCATACGAGCGTGGAGGTCTCTCGAAGATCCCCGCGAGTCAAGCCACTCCCTGGAAAAACGTTCCCCGAAACGCAAGTCGTGGTTGCAGCCCCTCCACTCCCACGTTTCCTGCATGGAGCTCAGCTCATCCGGAAAAGGCTTGAACCCGGCAGAGAGCTGGGCAGAGCGAAATTCGGTGGGTAGGTCGCCACTGTGACCTGCAGGTAGCGAGCCcacgttgattcccatgccacCGTTCTTCAGGGTCTGCAGTTGCAGCTGCGTGAGCTTCAATTGGAGCTGGTCGTCGTCCTGGCGATGCTTGGCCCCACAGCCGCACCTGCCCAGCTTCCCCATGCTGCAGGCCGAGGCCACGGAGTGCGCCACGCCCGCTGCTAACAAGGCCAGCGAAAAGGCGCTTTCACGAAAACCTTGTGGAAACAGATACAGTACACAACGTAAGATAAAGCCAATCACAAAGCaactacagtggtgccttgagatatgattGACCCGAATTATGACTTTTCCGAGATCCGGGCTGTTGTTtggatgattttttgttttgagtttgagaaatttgagatacaagtcccactcaataaaataatgaactAACCCAGCTGAACTCACTCCACactaagcagcagtttggcagataatGTCATATTGTTCAattcacatctttttttttattttatttacatgccTTGATTCAATCTCTGCACATTTCTCCATCCAGACTCCTGACACACCCAACAAGGATAACCTACATTTGTACACAACCACCAAACAAGAGTGACTCTTTGACATCTGAGGCCAGCTGAAAATTATAGGGAATTGAGTTTTCCTGAGAAATGTGAATTACATAgataacaatttaaaaaatacaacacttTAAATATGAATACACTTGATGTAACGATACAGTATGTCGTGCCCTCACTATGTGGATGCGAGCTCTGTGGAGGGCGAACAAACTGATTTTGAAAGAGTGTATGTGTGAAATAAATCAAAGTAATTTTATCGgattcatcaataaaaaaacaaaaaattctgcCATTGACAACCTTACCCCATAGACTGAGTGAGCCACTTTAACATATTTGATGATTGACAAAAAAGTAAAGTCAAAGAAATTATTCAATCTATGACTCAACATTGAGCCTCATGAGTGGTTGTTGATGTTTTCAAAAAGACATCAACAACATGTTTGAAGCAGAAAAGCTCCTCGCAGGTGCCGTCAATATTTTTCAGCAATTAATATAATATACTAAGATGACACTTGCCAGTCGGCCATCCTGGGCCAGGTGTGTACTCCGCAAATTCATCCGTCATTGAGCTGCCGTTAGCCAGTTTAGTGAATCAAACATGGAATAAGGATGGTTCACCATCACAGGGCACTGAACTTGCGTGGGGAAGATTAAAACTATTTAAATCTATGGGAAAACATGGCGAGATTTGACAGGGAACAGCCACAACAGCCACATTTCAGAGTTGCTACTCAGAGAGTGTGTAGCCTCGCTGGCATACACCTTTTCTGACTTACACCTTTTCTGACTTAACATATGGTCCATATAGTGAAcagctcaaaagaaaaatcttcaAGCTGTAGAATGTATCTCCCAATTTAcccacaaactgaacagaaaacaaagacaattacataTAGAGTGGTTAATACAACCACATAAGATTGCATTAAAGTATGCTAGTTTATTGCTATCACGTAATGGGACATGACAGATGAGCTAACAAATAGTATCTATGTGACGGTGTTATAGTGCTTTTACCAAAGGGATATTTGGACACAAAGGTGTAACAACACATGTAGAGAGACAATGAAACAATACTCACAGCATATAATAGTTACCTGCTGcaaaaaattaatcattttattGCCACTTACTGAGTCTGTTATAATATCTGAAAAACTCTTGCTTGCTTTTGCTTGTGTCTTCATGCCTGCTGCATTGGCCAAGTCAGGCATGCCACCAAGAgctcaaattaattaatttaatttggtTCTTTacattgaattacattttttataagtacaatatgattttttctcaatttaaaaaaataagttttttgttgttttttgtgggggtggggaggcTGTAACAGATTAATTTCTATCCCTTTTTACATGATTTAATTTAATATCCAAATCTTTTCAGGTATAAGCATGGTCACAGAACGAATTAGTCTTACATTGGTAGGTACCACTATAAAAATGTGCGCAAAACAACATCCACTCTCATTTTTCTATTGATCTGCCATGGAAGAGTGTATAAGAATGCAGCCTCTGTCCACTGTACTAATGTATTACCAAAGGCAGGTGCTTGCAGTGCCCACTACTCTGATGGATTAAAAGAAGATTAGTAGTATTTGTGTAGCCTAACAGAGAtggaaaaagtactcacactctgtaCTAAGTACAAGTGAAaatatttatatccatccatccattttctttgccgcttatcctcacaagggtcgcagggagtgctggagcctatcccagctgtcaatgggcaggaggcagggtacagcctcaactggttgccagccaatgaaaatatttatatttaaaagaaaagtctggtctctttttttttcctttggagtAAGGGGAGTACAAATTActgatatttgttttcaaatatatgGACAAAAGTAAAAGCCTGCCAGAATTTGTTTTCAATACCCGTCAACATTTACAGATTGAATGCTCACCTCGCTCATTTGGAtccacccaacacacacacacacacacacgcatacacataAACCAAATTAGATGGATGGggcaaacgccccccccccccacacacacacagacacagacacacacacacacacacacacacacacacacacacttctgtaCGCTACTGCATGCAATAAACGGAGGTTAACTGTCAATCCTTTACGGAGCTGGTTTCAgataatagaaaacaaaaaaggggagggggcGAAATCAACTTATTTATTCAGAAGCCACAAATCCAAAACATTCCCAATATTTTCCATTCTGCATCAGAAAAAGATCCAGATTCTCAAGATGAATCAGGAACTTGATGGAAAgcgattgttgttgttgttgtttttttacttttggagGCTCTCACCTCTGTTGAGAATGTTGCTCTGGTGCAGCAGTTTGCCGAGCGTCTCCAGAGACGAGCAGTTCCACCTGTGGTCCCGCAGCTGGTGCTGACACTCGTGGATGGCCACCTGGATGCCCTGCAGAGCAGAGGCCGTCACGTCGGGTCGACGCACGCACATCCTCATCTGGCGCTTGCTGAGGCCGCCCAGGCGCAGACACACCGAGTTGGGGGTGAGCACCGGGTCTCCTGCCACCTTCAGGCTCAGGATGTCATTACACAGCACCCTGTGGGGGTACAGTATGCGAATGTGCAAATCCATTGGATGAGGTGATAATGCAACGTGAGCGAATATATATTCGCAAACgtagaaaataatgttttttttaatgtgatagatagatagatagatagatagatagatagatagatagatagatagatagatagatagatagatagatagatagatagatagatagatagatagatagatagatagatagatagatagatagatagatagagatagatagatagatagatagatagatagatagatagatagataggttgACACGGATACACAACACGCactcacgcgcgcacacacacgcacacatttttgtgtggtgttaataattgaaaatgaaacGGGAAGACAATCAAAAATATGAAGCATTTTGGAACGCCAAATCTCACCCAAAAATCGGTAAGTGTGTGTCAAAGCTCTCAAGTGCACTTACGTTATTGCAGGTAGTAATAATGCTGCCGCCAAAATCGGGCACCGATCCAAGCGGAGTTTGTTTGGTAGTTCCATTTTCTATCGCGCCGTGACATTAAATCACCGATGACGTTGTCCAGTGTTTATAAAGACAAATTGATTGTGTGAAGAGACCATGATTTATTATCAATGCAGCAGCGCCAAACGACAGGAACGTGAAGACGGAGAGAAGAGGAGCTGAAGCAAACTGGACCAGGAGGACgcgcaagaggaggaggaggaggaggaagaagtttGGATGGGGAGGGGGTGAAGAGGAGGCCCCACGGGCTGCTGTTTGCAAAATATTGGCCACGATTGAAGTTACATTATTATGTCATAATATgcgccgtaaaaaaaaaaaaaaaaaaaaaaattggaggttTGAGAAAACACTCACAGTAATCCGGATCCAAATGGTTCCAAAAACAAACCCGAACATAACAGTTTCAGACTGTCCAACTTGCATTTTGGGATATGAAACGCTTATATAAGAagagcatgaaaaaaatgaaattgcttggtgtcaaataaaaatgacatatcCACAGATCCAATAACTTTAACAAATATAAGTTGCATTTCCGTGCGCGAAAGAAGGAACAATAAATGTTACAAATGACTTTTCTGTCGCCCAGCACAATCATTTCTGTCAGCCCCGCACCTTTCATTTATCGGTCGATGGCGTGGGGTGAGCataaactttaaaataaaataatttactgaccTGGAACACAATAGCTCAATTCACTAGAACTTACATTTCAGGctatgaaaaaataatgtttttaaccCATCCACAACAACGCCTTTCAATTGGATGTATTTTGAAGTATAACAAAGTCAAATACCTGTCAAATATTAACATACATGATACAGTTTGAGTCCCTTCTCAACGGTTACAGCAcactccattttttaaaaattctattggaatttaatttgaattttgacgtcatttttttccacatttcagtttattattgcattttaaaaaccTGTCGGTGCCACGGAAAACACGCAGAGACGGTCATAAAATAGACCATTTACGGCCATTTCCGTAACTTGCGTTGCATTTTGCTGGATTGGAAGAAAAGCAAAACTTTTAAGCACATACTAACTTCCAAGactaaaactaaactaaaagcGATTTGCTGCCTTGCGGGTTCGCGTCATTCCATcttccttttctcaaaatgcgATGATGCGTCCGTGCGTTAAGGTTAAGGCATTAAAATCTGTAACACTAAGACACCCTGTAAGAATGGATGCGGATGTACTTTGTCCATGAAAGAACGAAAAAGAGTCCGCGTGATGGATTTGGAATTaaggagaagggggggggggtcgccacTGTACGAGGGAGGCAACAGCAGCAGGCAGGCGGCTCCTCACAgacaataccccccccccccaacctcccaacaaccacaccaccaccacctccaagCACCTCCATCAGAGCGACAACTTCACTTTGTCATCCCAAAGTCTTTATCTCACAGAATGCATACATTATGGGAATAATGTACTTCGGTGCAGGCTTTGgcgatttcattcaaatccgaGTGAATGCAATTATTTGGTGGTCGTTAAATGCGTTTTATGCTTATTTCAAAAGGAACAGGTGTCTATGAAACAAGGCAGTCGGCCTGAGTGATGGTGAAGGTGAGGGCCAAGCAGACGCTTATCAAACACAATGCACATATTAAAAGTTCTAtttgaattggggggggggggcatttttcaTGCCGGGAATGCACAACCTTCATATAACATTAAGTTAACACCCCCACCACCTCCAACCCCAGAACACGCCTCGCTAGTGACACCAATTCATCTAATCTCCTTCCATTCCCTAAGCTGCAGCAATGAAAAGTGCATTAGCGTTCTGCCTTGGCGTGTATATCTAAGTGGCTTAAAAAGTGATTTGAAGTTGATTTGTATATAAAAGGCTTCCCCCTTTATCCGGATTGAAGCTAATCTGCTCGGTGTCGCATGACTGCTTCAGGAAGCCCCGTTTGGGCACCTTCCTATATTGAACCGCGCTATAAATGTGGGCCGGCTGTCGTCAAAgcctctttcaaaaaaaaaaaaaaaaagcacacttcCCTTTTACTGTCATCGCAGAGATTATGCTACCTCTGCAGCACTAATATGGAAGTATGCAAATTGCCAGATAaagctctctctcacacacacacacacacacacacacacacacgtacacgcgcactcacgcacgcacacgcgcacaccccCAATATGAAGAAAATTGGGGACATGGACatgactgaagaaatgcatCGAGAGGTCTGCCTGCCAGATGTTGGAACGACTTGTTTATCTTTATTTATATCGAACGCGATTGCAGTATGGGAAGACAATTCAACACGGAAGCCGGTTGCACGCGCACCAGGATCCCCTTTTGCAACAGAATCACGCAATCAAGGTGTGGGTGAATTAGATTTTAAGACGGCCCAAAAGGAgagcgagggagagagagagggagggagagagagagggagagagagtctATAAATGTTTCAGAGAGGAGGAGATGCGGTAAGGGAGTTGAAGAATCCAACCACTTTAAAGGGGCATTTCTTTTTCTCCCCCAGGCTGACTTTGCGCTGAATGACACCCTCTCGGGAGCACTGGACCTGCGTCTGCAGCGGAAGATCACCGTTTCTTGCAAGCCCTCATCGAACACAGGGGAATGGACTGGATGACGCCCGTGAGATTCCCCAAATGATATGCACAACTCTACGGatgaacccccaccccacccaacccTCCTCACACCCCACACCCTTCACCCCCTCCTCATCTGTCTTTTCTGCACAGTTGTGTTTCCTTATTCATTGTGCGCCCTATGAAGAGCATTAACTATCCCTCCCTCCAATCCTATTGAAAAGGCTTCgaggaagagagagaaaaaacacaGAGGGAGATGTGAGCGGCAAATCCCTTTTTTATTCCCCCTCGTAGCACTCAATAAGAGAAGAATGTGTTGCCTATCTGCTGTCACCGCCGAGGGGATCAAGTCTGCGGGACTGTCCCACGCGTTCCACGCAGCGCGCAGAGCATCACTCGGAGGGAGACAGTGAGGAGGAGTGCAGCAGCATCCTCGGGGGCGTGCGGGACTTTTCAACATCATCCTGCAACCTGTCGGCATCCTCTCTCACCACCAAGTCGATTAATTCAACCGGTGAGTGTGCAACCACAAGTATAatctctgtttttgtttgtttgttgttgttgttgtttttttttatcacgagGTGTTCAAGTGACTAACTCATTTTTGAATGGAAATTTTGCAAGGTGAGCGACACCGCGATGAGGAGTTTAGCGCTTCTGCTGGGAGTGAAAGCCGCGTGCATCCTGCTGGTGTCGTCGCTCTCGGGCACCGGGGCCGTCAACAACAGTGGCCGGTGGTGGTGAGTGCACGCCCTCCATAGCTCTGTGCGTGGagattaaaaataattgaaaaaaataaataaaaatacaaattttacgGTGGTTTGAACAGGGCAAGACCCCTGAGCTCAGGCGCAACAGTTTTATTGCACGTTCCAAGTAATGTGTTGCTTTTGGCACCTATCACCAAGTTCAACTGCACGAGCATGTATCTTTCCAAACTCCTCCAACGGAAGTGATGCCTGAACTTTCTCATTTTCACTGAATTCATTTTATTGCCACCCCACCTcacattttaattcaatcaaatcTAAATTCGTTTAATTGTCCTATACAATCACACAAGACTTCTCATCCAGGCTCATCAAATAAACACCCGTCTGTCTGAAAATACCCAATATTTGGACACAATTCATTTCAATCTTGGCATCTTGCACGCCATCACAGCTGGACTTCACACAGCCATAAAAGAATACAAGTGGCAGTTCCGTAACCGCAGCTGGAACTGCCCGACCACCCACAACCCAGCAATATTTGGCAAAATTATCAACCGTGGTGAGTTTCTCACATTTCCTTGTTTGAGGTTAAGTTTTAGTTTTCTTTGCAGTTAATTTTTTGATGCGCTTCTTTAAATGTCTATTTATTGTGGTTTGTGTAGATTCAAACCATTTTGGATGTGCCCATGCTTTTTGTTTCTGAACACAAAAACGTTGCACAATAAAATGACATccgacatcccagaaacatatGAGGCttcaaaacaataatttttttcttttatttttattttttttttaataatgttatTCAGGCTATGCCCTCAACTCGTCTGGATGAAAGGTTGCAGCTCATTatttaaacagcaaaaaaaaaaaaaaaaaaaaaatcatgacctCCAAAACAAGCAAATGAAACACAGGGATGAAGTGATGTAGATCATATTTTATGAAGT
This DNA window, taken from Syngnathoides biaculeatus isolate LvHL_M chromosome 2, ASM1980259v1, whole genome shotgun sequence, encodes the following:
- the wnt10b gene encoding protein Wnt-10b; the protein is MERPAGTQTLSRVLCNDILSLKVAGDPVLTPNSVCLRLGGLSKRQMRMCVRRPDVTASALQGIQVAIHECQHQLRDHRWNCSSLETLGKLLHQSNILNRGFRESAFSLALLAAGVAHSVASACSMGKLGRCGCGAKHRQDDDQLQLKLTQLQLQTLKNGGMGINVGSLPAGHSGDLPTEFRSAQLSAGFKPFPDELSSMQETWEWRGCNHDLRFGERFSREWLDSRGSSRDLHARMRIHNNRVGRQIVADNMKRRCKCHGTSGSCQFKTCWHVSPEFRLVGSILKQKFLSAILVNSQNKNNGVFDPRTGNDGLRRARNLNTGHRRSISRELVYFEKSPDFCERDVAVDSLGTHGRICNKTSHGTDSCGSLCCGRGHNILKQTHSQRCNCRFHWCCYVLCEECRVTEWVSVCK